The genomic interval CATGGGTACTGGAAATACTTTTCCATGTGTCTTTCATTTATGGTTTTCCCTTATTTTTAGAGttatctaaaaatatatacCCCACAAAATAATCATGTCACTTGATCATTTTATAGACATTAAGAAAATCTgataaatgaatgaaaaaaatggtaattttatCAAACTACTCGGATCaacaattgatttattttcatcGTCATAGATGTAATATACAGACATTGACAATATTAATTAGTGggtataattaaaataaagtaattaaagttgtattagaaatgaaagtgataataattttaagacatttttttgtaaatatgaCAATTATTTTGTGATTAAGagagtataaattattataaatatttataattttaatttagtttgttttttttatataaataaaattacataattactaaaaaaaactcCCGTGAAGTTTTGCGTTTGAATAAAAGGCATCCCAAACGattgaaaagataaaataaaagtttattcTATACTTAAAAAGTAGGACAActtgaaaagaaataaaatttgattatttttttaagaggaGAGAGGAATGAGTAGGTATAGGAGATTTGATGGGGGAGAAAcacacttaaaaaataatttaattttttttaatttaaatataaaaacattaagattcttctcttttcttttgaattaaatatatttatattcttttttagattaaattacattcgtggtcctttaacttaatttcaggtaacgttttagtcctttatctttttttttttccgatttagtcctttattttaattttaaatgataatttgatattttatgttttaaaatttcaacaacgttatccttttttaaaaaaaaattcaaaaaaaaattcaatcaaaactcataaaattaattatattcttcaatataatacaaatttcatcaaatccgtaacacaaatcttcaaataaactcatattttcatattttatttgatattattaggaataaaagactaaatcgggtaaaaaaagaagataaaagactaaaacgttacctgaaattaagttaagggaccacgaatgtaatttagcctctTTTTTTATTCACCCATCTCCATTGAATCAAACATACTTTAAAGGTGAAATAaaattgatgtttttattttcaaaaatgtgtgtttaattttaaattaaatttatatttaggaaaataatttttttgtcaaaagagaCTCTTTTTTATccttcaaaaatgattttttttttatcaaccaaAAAAGAGACTTATGATTGTGTAAATAAAAAGAGACTTATGGTTAAAGGAAagttttaatattgttttgcacaaattaataaataaacttaaccaatcaaagtttaaataaatatttattgactcaCGTAGTCATTTGATAGGTAAGAGTTAgtgttattaataaaaaataataaaaacacacTCTTTTTATTTTCAGCATATTTTTGTGTATTCACGTATAtgatatatacaaaaaataaaatgatgcaagttaattagataatataattaaaaaataaattaatattatattaaaattaagataattgtatattttaaaataaatatttttttaaatgaattacttattaaaaaatCGATACATTGATTAATATAATCTTAGAATTTGAAAACGGAACGTTGATGTAGGtactcaattttaattttatatttacaagatagctaatttttctattttaattttatatttacaggATAGTTAATTTcgtaaaagtatttttatttttatttttaagttaattttacttcttaataaataaaaagataaaaagaatttgaagtgaataactatttattttttattatttttgaaaatatatctttattaattatattttcttttcttttcatgaTAATGATTTAGTTTAagagttttttattaaaaaaaatgagcacatattttaaaaaatgaaaataaaagatattttcataaaataaatgattcaTTGGAACGGTTTACTTTGcaaaaaaatttcttattatattttttattttatttttattaattttatctattaatAAAAAGGTGAAAGACTTTCACAATGAACAATTGTCTATATTTTTCGAAACAATACAAATGCAAAAAGAAACTATCATTATTGTTTTTGGAAATATGTCTTCATTAACTAACATTTGATTTTATCTAGATCATAATTGTTAACTTCAAgaatcttttatatttaattttatatttaaaaaatagctaatttttttatttttattttatatttaaaaggatagttaattttgtaaaagtatttcttatttttattttttaaattaattttacttctTAATAAATAGAAAGGTAAAAAGAATTTGAAGTGAATAATTAtctaactttttaaaaataataaaaatgccaattttttttatttattatttttataaatagatctttattaactaatattttgtattcTTTTCATGACAATggtttattttaagattttttcgttaaaattaaatgagcacatattttaagaaataaaaataaaaaatattttcataaatgaAATAAACAATTCATTGGGACGgtttactttttgaaaaaatttcctattatatttttaaaataaaatttgttaattttatctgttaataaaaaaagtgaaaGATTTTTGTAGTAaacaattatctatatttttataaataatactaTTGCAAAAAAAACTATCatcattatttttgaaaatatgtcTTCGTTAACTATCATTTGATCTTATCtacatcacaattatttacttcAAGAATTTTTTATGAAGATAACATGGACACATgatttagaaattgaaaatatgaaattgtttaCTTCAATTGTCTTCATTTCAcccttagttttttttttttttggttcaaCAGAGGGGATGAGAGGGAAGAGAAGAAGAATATAGATGTGTTTGGTTTAAGAGAAGGGACAGAGAAAGATCAGTTTTAAtgcttttgtattttatttaacgagaaaataaatattttaaataattttttatttggttgGTTCCCTCCGCTTCCTCCTAAATAATCTGAACAGCTTTAGGCAAGAGTTTAGAGAATAGAGTTTATGAGGGAGTGAAAGAGATAGAAATAGATAAAAATACTTTGccttatttgatgaaataattttgttagaGAATGAGGCAAAAATTCCTAAATTTTTAGATATTATAATAGCATGGAAATAGATGGAAGAAATGAGAGTTGTATTGTATTTcgaagaaaaataaattcatcaaaactctcttttctctttccactttcttcttcattttttttctaaactttTCCCTCGCCTTCTAAACTCcattaaataaagaattgaaaacttacacataaacaacaaaatttggaTTTGAACCATAacaaacaaattcaaaaaatcTTACCTTTTATCAATTgaaataatgtataattttgactaaaaaataactatttaatttGTAGATTGTTAGTCTTTGAGCCAACTCTAtctaatttgatattattgtagTTTATGCAAAGGttagaaaaagtaaaaaaaaaaaaaaaagataataaatctATGAGAGATTTTAGGTGAAGGGGTGTATTTTAGGCTTTTCATGTACACTATGTAAACAAAGTGGTTGAATTGTCCTCCATGCTCTTTCTAGCTCCATAAATGTCTAGTTCTATAGTGATCATTATAAGGtctattctaaaatataaaaaaagtcgGATTTAGGTTGTGTATACTGGATAGTCACAGTCATGTGATAATCAATTCATTTCAATAGTTCaattaacattaaataattcaaatttttaaatcgaaattttttgtttgaaaaaaaatgtaaatgaatacatttaatttttaatcaaatgtAAATGAACACATCCAACCACAATATATCTTATCCCAATTCAAAGAATTCATTCATGGACAAAGAGTTTCCTAGATGTTAGGTGAGCAAAAATAATACCATAATTTCATTTTGTTGGACTACTAATATAATATTGTATGTANNNNNNNNNNNNNNNNNNNNNNNNNNNNNNNNNNNNNNNNNNNNNNNNNNNNNNNNNNNNNNNNNNNNNNNNNNNNNNNNNNNNNNNNNNNNNNNNNNNNNNNNNNNNNNNNNNNNNNNNNNNNNNNNNNNNNNNNNNNNNNNCAAAtcatctaaaaaattaatgttggaACGAGTGATGGTATTTATTGACGCTTTAAAGGTCACGAAGATGAAGGAGAAAGAGAATGAAAGATGAAGGAGAATGTTGAGAACGAAAAATGGAGGTATTAGGGTTTGCGATGATGAAAGAGAAAGTTTGGATCGAAAAATGACACACAATTTGGAGTTATTTATGGTAGTGTGAGGCAAGAAAGTGTTCAAAACATTTAAGTcactcaaaataatatattttggtaTGTACTATTATATAAtatcatcaaatttttaaatttattttttaagactgttttaaaataatttttttattataattataattaaaatttaattataaaaataatttatttaattattgagattaaaattaaatagataaatgtattaaaactcataatttatatgatttaatatAGAAATGTCGACATGAACAAATTAAAGAATTATTGatcaaaatattcataatttggATACACATTTGATAGTATCATAGAAATTGTTTTACCTTTAGAGTTATCTAGAGGCAACTAGAATAGAGGCAaccaacttttatattttttcaaatttaaattattaaattgttaaGTTTTATCTTTTAGGTCCATTTTAAAATAACGTCTTTTTATGATTTTCATTAAACTTTGATGAGTAATTTGGATTTTATAATAGTGTGAACTACTACACAtaattccaaaatattaattatatattattaatatttacaaattattaggtattttgtaattttactgTGTCTACTGTGGTAATACTAATATACTAGAagacatttaattaaattaattagttcTAGCACAGaattatacaaattaatttagttgGAACAACAAGTTGAGATATATTGAATGACTCATTTTGGGTGTCGTATGTAATACTCAAGATGAGTAGCCTTGGCTCAGGTAGAAAATTTGGATCACCATTTATTTCACAAATCAATTCTTTTGTGTTTTGGAGAAATTCTTTTtgttattgtaattattttttatttttgagtactattgtatttcctttttaattcaCAAGTAAATGTTACTATTGTAATTCAAAACAAGTATAGTGTATCTTTCCAAAATACAAAAACTCATGTAATTGGGATTTAAAAATTACGaatataaaatagatttaattaatatatattaacaatGTAAAGATGATTTACATTATCAAATCACAATTATTAGATCACAacaaatgtataattttaattatttttattttaaaagtcacaCAAATAAAAGATTGTGATATGTTGATAATTTAAAACATGACACTAAAAATGTAtcaaaataaatctcaaaaTATAGTCTATTATAAagtagtaaaatatattttctttgcaTTTAATTATGAACACCAATTAGCAAAGTAATCTCCAAGCttataaaaaacaaacacaaaaactAAGCTCTAAAGTCTACTTATAGCTTAAATTTCTAATTTGCATGTTGTAGTTTTTcctatttacttttttattaatttgtttgaatattttataatggAATAGAATATAAAAGAGGATTCCATCTAATTCCTCTGAAATTGGAGGTGAAGTGAACATTAGAAGATGgtttaatcaaaaaaatattagatgGTACAACCTCAAATAGTTCAATAAATTTTTCTCCTAAACTCATAAACATAGCAATTCAAATTTTGAACTTTCTAAACAGAAATGATTTTATTCAACTGAACCAGAACAACCAGACTAATCCATTACAATACAGGTAACAAATTTGGAAGGCTAGGCAAATTTtggtaataaaaaaaacaaatagaaatataagttattgatttattttcatatagaAGCAGATGCATTGAGTCAGTGCACCtactatataatatatagaaagccattatgtttttttattggcAATTACAAACTTgtcattatatttaatataatgcTCTCTATGCTATACAGAGAAGATCTGAAATTATGGTACGCGGCATTCTTCAATGTTCCAAATTTCCTTAGCATACTGAGCAATTGTCCTGTCACTGCTGAACTTCCCACTCCCAGCAGTGCTTAAGATTGACATTTTTAGCCACCTTTTCTTATCACTGCACCATGcaaaacatatcaaaattttacttGTCAGCACGTCATAACCAATCATCTGTGTGACTTTAGAcacaatgtatataaattaaatccaaatAGTTAtggttaaaattgattttgaaggGAAATGATTTGCTTGGATAATTTTACTctaaaaaatagtttgataTAAAACCTAGTGTAAAATTTTCAACCTAATGAAAATTTTACTAAAATCACGATTTGAaggtaaaatcaattttgattcaatgtaatcaaacatctagagttttattaaaattgcattttgaTATGACGAAATCGACTTCGACACTCCACAGTGAATCCAAACTCACTTTAACCACAAACAACTAGAAGGGAAATTAAAAGGAGAAATCGCGAAAGATCGAATCTTACCGATATGCTTCATCTACTTTTTCCTGAGCATCCATGTAGCTTGCGAAGTCATAACCAACAAGAAAGTAATCACCACGACCATAGCCAGAATTTCCTTCCAAGGACTCGAGCAATGGGTTGTAGTCATAGCTTCCAAACACTCCACTCCTAATAAACTTCTTTGCCTCTTCGAATCGCGGATCCGGTTTGAACTTTAAGTCACAGAAAATGGTAATGTTAGCAgtcattatataaattttatagttagtttgatttgtgaaaatattttcaatttttattttgttttcataggAACTTGGTGTACATTTCAATGAGAAAATGAGACATGCATTGTAGGTTCAGTGAGAATAAAGTATTTTGCCACATCATCCAACTTTCgtaattgaattttgaaattagtgGTATGACATGGTAAAATAGAGGACTCCCGCCAAATATTAGTGCAAAACTAATTTACCCGACAATGTATATCCATTACATTCCATTTCTATTAGCTTATTCTGCAATTTTTCTGCAGCATTCTAAACGAGCTTtcgaaaagaaaagaaaaaactattattttctaCATAGGAACTTTGAATGAATGTAAGTACATACCAGTCCATCCTCTCTTTCCTTTCTCAGTCTAGGGACATCCTCTGCTGTTGCACCAAAGAGGAAAAAATTCTCCTCACCAATCTCTTCCCTGATTTCCACATTAGCTCCATCTAAGGTACCTATTATAAGGCATCCATTCAAAGCGAATTTCATGTTGCTCGTGCCACTTGCTTCCATGCCTGCGGTACTAATATGTTGTGATAGCTCACTCCCTGGGATAAGCACCTCCGCCACTGATACATTGTAATTTGGGACAAACACAACCTAAAAAAAGGTTTTGGTACAAGTAAGAACAAGTTTCATCACAATTTGTTCCTCAATCAGCATAATATCAAACTACTATAAGTTCAGCAATTCATATATGTCTCTAGTGATGAAGCACTGACACGTGGCcaccaataataatttgaaaaatggaagaaattgaatttaactacatgTTTCCTATACATTGCTTGCTTATATTAGTTACTTGTGTAGCAAAAAATAGCAGCATAAATGATTATTGCAACTATTGTGAAAACACACTTGTATGCAAAAGTAAGTAGTTACCTTCAAGTAGCTATTGACCTCAGGATCAATGTTTACAACTGCCCCAACATCATCGACAAGCTTGACTATCCGTTTAGCATTTGTGTATGTCGCAAACGCCTTTCCTCCGAACATGACAGTGCGTGGAGTTGTACTTTTCCGTTCTTCAGGGCTCATCTCCTATTTTAATAGTTTagttataaagaaaatatttagtaTAGTCATATCTTTCATATTATGTCGTGATACTTATTCAATGTCGCATTGAAGAAGCATATGATACTTACTAATATTTTGGAACATTTTTTTATGCCAAAAGGACATTTATTTTGGAACAGAGGGAGTAGTAACTTAGAACAACacgaatttaaaaaatgtacTCTATCATGCAGTGGTCTGTTTCTCATACCTTTAACTTTTTATATCTATAGATCACACCAAGAATATTTAGTAGCTGCCTCTTGTATTCATGGATACGCTTGACTTGAATGTCGAATAGACTATCAGGGTCAATGCTCTCCCCTGTCACCTGCAGAACGTACTGTGCCAAGCGCTGCTTGTTAGCCATCTTTGCAGCCAGCCACTCTGCTTGTAGCTCTTCATTGTCAGCAAACTATAGGAAAAAACACCAGGAATTGTATGTTAGAATGTTGCAATAATAGGAATCGATTACCTGTAGAGAAGCATTGGGGTACTCACCTGTCGAAGACCTGTTAATAAATCAAGATTAGTTACCCATTGATCAGTTTTTAACCACTTAGTGATTATCCTGCTTAGCTCAGGACTGCAAAAACTGATCCATCTTCGAGGTGTAATGCCGTTAGTTTTATTTTGGAACTTTGTTGGCCATATTGAAACATAATTTGCAAATAATTCTGACTTCAATATATCACTGTGTAACTGGGCAACACCGTTCACCTATAATAGATGGGCAGCAAGAAGTAAATAAATCGCAATTGAAATCAATTTCACAAATAATATATAGATGGTCACAGATAGAAAGAAAATCAGTCATAAAAGCACTAGATGAGGTTGGTTGCATGGATCAATTGACGTCATGAACTCTTTGTCATGTATTAGAGGATAGAAGACATGAATATGGTAAGATGGATGAGACTCTACTTTGAAGTTCAAATAAGTGCGTCACTTACAGTATGAGCAGAAACCACACACAAGTTTGCCATCCGAACAACTGGCTTCTGGGGATTATTGTCCAAGATGCGCATGGTGGAAAGTTCGCTCTCAAGGTCCAATCGGGTTTTACTTATCAATGTAGCGAACTGCAAGCATTTTACGATATAAACCTCGAACATGTCAGTACACTTTTCACGGAGTTAATTGAAAGAGAAACAAGGAAAACAAGCAACCTACTCTCTTGTCAATTTCTTGTATGATTTCCATGTGGCGAGGAAGCAGTTTCCACATTACAGGTTGGGACCATTTCTCCAGCGCTTCAGGGAGGACGGTATGATTAGTGTAAGCAATCGTCCTGGTTACAATATAGCATCAAATTTTAGCAATAAGGAATAAAATTACACACTACAAAAAATTGACAGGTCTAGGAAGCAACAAAACGGAAAACAACTGTTCCATGCAGCGCAACAAGTTCTACAATTTACTGACTTTGTTGTCACTTCCCATGCTTCATCCCATCCAAGCCCTTCATCATCCATAAGTAATCGCATCAACTCTGGTATTGAAAGGGTTGGGTGTGTATCATTCAATTGTACAGCAACCTTTGTTGGGAACTCGGACCAGTTCCAAGGTCCTTGCCTCCTCTCCTTGAATCGGGAAATAATGTCCTGTAATTGGTCCAGAAATGAGAGGAAAACAGTAAGAATAGACTATAGTCTGTCAAACAAAAGATGTGAATATATTCGTCTTTGGTATTTGGTAACATCAAATGACGTAATTTTGGCCCTATTGAATATCTCATCGAAAATATCCAACCCATTGAACCAAAATACATTCTGTCAAAATATAGTCCGAATATAAGATCATTTATCATTGCACCACCGCCGTAAGTTTCAAATCCTAACTCGCTACTAAGAGAGAGCATAAAGAACTTTTAAAATGAAAAGGAGATTTACCAGATGAATTTAACTTACTTGGAGTGATGCACTGCAGAGAAAGTACTGCTGCT from Cicer arietinum cultivar CDC Frontier isolate Library 1 chromosome 5, Cicar.CDCFrontier_v2.0, whole genome shotgun sequence carries:
- the LOC101510928 gene encoding alpha-glucan phosphorylase, H isozyme isoform X1 — encoded protein: MGSKVETNGGGSLVAAKVAAVANPLAEKPDEIASNISYHSQYSPHFSPFKFELEQAYYATAESVRDRLIQQWNETYLHFHKVDPKQTYYLSMEFLQGRALTNAIGNLNIQDAYADALRKFGLELEEITEQEKDAALGNGGLGRLASCFLDSMATLNLPAWGYGLRYRYGLFKQIIAKEGQEEVAEDWLEKFSPWEIVRHDILYPVKFFGQVEVNPDGSRKWVGGEVVQALAYDVPIPGYKTKNTISLRLWEAKAHADDFDLFLFNDGQLESASVLHSRAQQICSVLYPGDATEGGKLLRLKQQYFLCSASLQDIISRFKERRQGPWNWSEFPTKVAVQLNDTHPTLSIPELMRLLMDDEGLGWDEAWEVTTKTIAYTNHTVLPEALEKWSQPVMWKLLPRHMEIIQEIDKRFATLISKTRLDLESELSTMRILDNNPQKPVVRMANLCVVSAHTVNGVAQLHSDILKSELFANYVSIWPTKFQNKTNGITPRRWISFCSPELSRIITKWLKTDQWVTNLDLLTGLRQFADNEELQAEWLAAKMANKQRLAQYVLQVTGESIDPDSLFDIQVKRIHEYKRQLLNILGVIYRYKKLKEMSPEERKSTTPRTVMFGGKAFATYTNAKRIVKLVDDVGAVVNIDPEVNSYLKVVFVPNYNVSVAEVLIPGSELSQHISTAGMEASGTSNMKFALNGCLIIGTLDGANVEIREEIGEENFFLFGATAEDVPRLRKEREDGLFKPDPRFEEAKKFIRSGVFGSYDYNPLLESLEGNSGYGRGDYFLVGYDFASYMDAQEKVDEAYRDKKRWLKMSILSTAGSGKFSSDRTIAQYAKEIWNIEECRVP
- the LOC101510928 gene encoding alpha-glucan phosphorylase, H isozyme isoform X2; this encodes MHFFNYSSSTWKVELVKDKDLEMGSKVETNGGGSLVAAKVAAVANPLAEKPDEIASNISYHSQYSPHFSPFKFELEQAYYATAESVRDRLIQQWNETYLHFHKVDPKQTYYLSMEFLQGRALTNAIGNLNIQDAYADALRKFGLELEEITEQEKDAALGNGGLGRLASCFLDSMATLNLPAWGYGLRYRYGLFKQIIAKEGQEEVAEDWLEKFSPWEIVRHDILYPVKFFGQVEVNPDGSRKWVGGEVVQALAYDVPIPGYKTKNTISLRLWEAKAHADDFDLFLFNDGQLESASVLHSRAQQICSVLYPGDATEGGKLLRLKQQYFLCSASLQDIISRFKERRQGPWNWSEFPTKVAVQLNDTHPTLSIPELMRLLMDDEGLGWDEAWEVTTKTIAYTNHTVLPEALEKWSQPVMWKLLPRHMEIIQEIDKRFATLISKTRLDLESELSTMRILDNNPQKPVVRMANLCVVSAHTVNGVAQLHSDILKSELFANYVSIWPTKFQNKTNGITPRRWISFCSPELSRIITKWLKTDQWVTNLDLLTGLRQFADNEELQAEWLAAKMANKQRLAQYVLQVTGESIDPDSLFDIQVKRIHEYKRQLLNILGVIYRYKKLKEMSPEERKSTTPRTVMFGGKAFATYTNAKRIVKLVDDVGAVVNIDPEVNSYLKVVFVPNYNVSVAEVLIPGSELSQHISTAGMEASGTSNMKFALNGCLIIGTLDGANVEIREEIGEENFFLFGATAEDVPRLRKEREDGLFKPDPRFEEAKKFIRSGVFGSYDYNPLLESLEGNSGYGRGDYFLVGYDFASYMDAQEKVDEAYRDKKRWLKMSILSTAGSGKFSSDRTIAQYAKEIWNIEECRVP